From a single Corynebacterium kroppenstedtii DSM 44385 genomic region:
- a CDS encoding TetR/AcrR family transcriptional regulator — MESNRNYLDTEGTHAPRGLRERKRLETLCAIEDHATRLVLDKGYDNVTIEDIFDAANISKRTFFNYVDSKEIAVLGHPVVDIPDEERKEFLAADPQHVTVALVDLILQTSFASRGRSDEFSALLRSRRKEIIRDNPNIAAPLFGLTIQRFHNIVKLVDEFFTLHPERRSLPQTAFPSTENTGGVSEEAVTLTMLCQDAVRIGTLRWTRQPDSTNGHRRLRDCCLGAFTLFYDVLGAPPPECLADSTPPRAASERQSSNNTNLNITDDHSTNVDKKNKNNNDGDERNDEK; from the coding sequence GTGGAAAGCAATCGTAACTACCTCGACACCGAGGGAACTCATGCGCCACGGGGTCTTCGAGAACGCAAGCGCTTAGAAACCCTGTGCGCTATCGAAGATCACGCCACTCGGCTTGTCCTCGACAAAGGCTATGACAACGTCACCATCGAGGACATCTTCGACGCAGCGAATATTTCGAAACGCACGTTCTTCAACTATGTCGACTCCAAGGAAATCGCCGTCCTCGGTCACCCTGTTGTTGACATTCCTGATGAAGAACGAAAAGAATTCCTCGCTGCCGATCCGCAACATGTGACCGTGGCCTTGGTGGACCTCATCCTCCAGACAAGTTTCGCGTCGCGCGGCCGCAGTGACGAGTTCTCAGCGCTGCTGCGTAGCCGCCGGAAGGAGATCATCCGCGATAACCCTAATATCGCAGCTCCGCTATTTGGACTGACTATCCAACGCTTCCACAACATCGTGAAACTGGTCGACGAGTTTTTCACCCTCCACCCGGAGCGTCGATCGCTTCCACAAACTGCTTTTCCGAGCACAGAGAACACAGGTGGCGTCTCTGAGGAAGCCGTCACCCTGACCATGCTGTGCCAAGACGCCGTGCGGATTGGAACGCTTCGGTGGACCAGGCAACCCGATTCCACCAATGGGCATCGTCGCCTCCGCGATTGCTGCCTGGGCGCTTTCACCCTGTTCTACGACGTTTTAGGGGCTCCTCCCCCGGAGTGTTTGGCAGACAGCACGCCGCCGAGGGCAGCGTCGGAAAGACAAAGCAGTAACAACACAAATCTGAACATCACTGACGACCACTCGACCAACGTCGACAAGAAAAATAAAAACAACAACGACGGCGACGAACGTAACGATGAGAAATGA
- a CDS encoding LysR family transcriptional regulator substrate-binding protein, whose amino-acid sequence MTEYLKVAFVPGLLPDKWFRRFDERHGGASRGANRRVRIASAAADDPLPYVLHGKADVAFVRMDSRGREGVVKDAEARGQSIHIIELYEEQPGVAVPKDNPIALFPQVSSQDLEDEKIMWAPQPPDFPVDIADVRAALEVVAANVGVVIAPRPLLRVINKRGVKDVALSDGRPTQLAMVWLQSCDNRDIQNLVGIVRGRTARSSR is encoded by the coding sequence ATGACCGAATATCTCAAGGTCGCCTTCGTTCCGGGCCTTCTTCCCGACAAATGGTTCCGCAGGTTTGATGAACGCCACGGTGGTGCGTCGCGTGGTGCGAATCGTCGTGTGCGTATTGCGTCCGCTGCCGCTGACGATCCGCTTCCTTATGTCCTGCACGGGAAGGCCGACGTGGCGTTCGTCCGCATGGATAGTCGCGGACGTGAGGGCGTCGTCAAGGATGCTGAAGCGAGGGGTCAATCGATCCACATCATTGAGCTATACGAGGAACAACCCGGCGTCGCAGTACCCAAGGACAACCCCATCGCGCTGTTCCCGCAGGTCAGCTCGCAGGATTTAGAGGACGAGAAGATCATGTGGGCACCTCAGCCGCCTGATTTCCCGGTTGATATTGCCGACGTTCGTGCCGCGCTTGAGGTTGTTGCCGCGAACGTCGGTGTTGTTATCGCGCCCCGCCCGTTGTTGAGGGTGATTAATAAGCGAGGAGTGAAAGACGTCGCTTTGAGTGATGGGCGTCCGACGCAGCTGGCCATGGTGTGGTTGCAGTCTTGTGACAACCGCGACATACAGAATCTCGTCGGGATCGTGCGGGGACGCACAGCGCGGTCGTCGCGATAG
- a CDS encoding GNAT family N-acetyltransferase, which yields MTASFKGTIRLMTRDDYPDVARIHQAGLNTGNGAYEASPVTWEEFVDKKIPELCFVAEDEGTILGWVALMPFYHRPSLTGFLEDSIYIDPAASGRGVGTALLEHSAAKAKEWGAWTITGWIFEDNSASQALHAKAGFRKVGTLQRHGWMDYGPWSDRYRQCAIYEKLL from the coding sequence ATGACAGCATCGTTCAAAGGAACTATCCGCCTTATGACGCGCGACGATTATCCAGACGTGGCACGTATCCACCAGGCAGGGCTGAATACAGGCAACGGTGCATATGAAGCCTCGCCGGTCACGTGGGAGGAGTTCGTCGACAAGAAGATCCCTGAGCTGTGCTTCGTCGCGGAAGATGAGGGGACAATTCTTGGGTGGGTTGCGCTCATGCCGTTCTATCATCGGCCGTCCCTGACTGGTTTCTTAGAGGACTCGATTTATATTGATCCGGCTGCGTCGGGACGTGGAGTGGGTACTGCGCTTCTGGAGCACTCTGCCGCGAAGGCGAAGGAGTGGGGCGCATGGACCATCACCGGATGGATTTTTGAGGACAACTCCGCGTCTCAAGCGCTGCATGCGAAGGCGGGGTTCAGGAAAGTGGGCACACTCCAGCGTCACGGGTGGATGGATTATGGTCCGTGGTCGGACCGATACCGCCAGTGCGCCATTTACGAAAAACTCCTGTAG
- a CDS encoding DUF6542 domain-containing protein codes for MSEYRTPAASPRTSSGRSNSNDNRFWGLLWWAPLAIIAASMATGMLISSAGDGTLGRWYFIFFVASSLITTLLVQVQGLLVTVCAQPILFTVLTPICSLLAGKLSGHSEGVGVFSKTSLLANFFPVVQHFFVLFWTVVISAIIAVVRCWLYRRQTARVTARRQTASSRAPRNGQQKQRASTSRAHRPQEYRSDSTSTSVDSARTDSRRSSSPSRRHQPRSYETNRSSRVSSRYEDRYEGSEVSRRQHDAPSRPTHQGDRERYRDQSSTYPSKKFTPRTYRPDDGTSSLPPRTTRPRHSRRD; via the coding sequence GTGTCAGAATATCGAACTCCTGCTGCCTCCCCGAGAACTTCTTCGGGGCGCTCCAACAGCAACGACAATCGGTTCTGGGGACTGCTCTGGTGGGCTCCCCTGGCGATCATCGCTGCCTCCATGGCGACCGGCATGCTCATCAGTTCGGCCGGTGACGGAACCCTGGGCCGGTGGTACTTCATTTTCTTCGTTGCATCGTCACTCATCACGACGCTGCTCGTCCAGGTACAAGGGCTGCTCGTCACCGTCTGTGCGCAACCCATCCTTTTCACAGTGCTCACGCCCATCTGTTCCCTCCTCGCCGGAAAGCTGAGCGGACATTCCGAGGGCGTCGGGGTGTTTTCTAAGACCTCACTGTTGGCGAACTTCTTCCCGGTTGTCCAGCACTTCTTCGTCCTCTTCTGGACGGTCGTGATCAGCGCGATCATCGCGGTTGTGCGGTGCTGGTTGTATCGACGGCAAACCGCACGCGTCACTGCACGACGTCAAACTGCCTCATCGCGGGCACCGCGGAATGGGCAACAAAAGCAACGAGCTTCTACTTCTCGTGCCCACCGGCCCCAGGAATATCGGTCTGACTCGACGAGCACGTCGGTAGATTCGGCACGCACCGATTCTCGACGGTCCTCCTCACCGTCGCGGCGTCACCAGCCACGTTCATATGAGACGAACCGCTCCTCGCGAGTGAGCAGCCGGTATGAGGATCGATATGAGGGCTCCGAAGTATCGCGTCGGCAGCATGACGCCCCTTCCCGGCCGACGCACCAAGGGGATCGCGAACGGTACCGCGATCAGTCTTCCACGTATCCGTCGAAGAAATTCACACCGCGGACTTACCGTCCCGACGACGGCACATCCTCCCTTCCACCCCGGACGACGCGGCCGCGGCACTCGCGTCGGGACTAA
- a CDS encoding exodeoxyribonuclease VII small subunit, which translates to MTQPDRNDSDSFTIGSGESNPRFKPVEELSYEEARQELIEVVRILELGQMSLDESLLYWERGEALARTCEDYLEGARHRVEKALEDSDYAEGEDDASDGADSPADGSGFAS; encoded by the coding sequence ATGACACAGCCCGACCGCAACGATTCCGACTCATTCACCATCGGTTCCGGCGAATCCAACCCCCGCTTTAAGCCCGTCGAAGAATTATCCTATGAAGAAGCACGCCAGGAACTCATTGAAGTCGTGCGGATTCTCGAACTTGGCCAAATGAGCCTTGATGAGTCACTTTTGTACTGGGAGCGAGGCGAGGCACTGGCCCGGACCTGCGAAGACTACCTCGAGGGAGCCCGCCACCGCGTTGAGAAAGCCTTAGAAGATAGTGATTACGCCGAAGGTGAAGACGACGCTTCGGACGGGGCCGATTCCCCTGCAGACGGCTCTGGCTTTGCTTCCTGA
- a CDS encoding class II fumarate hydratase: MSDQEYRIEHDTMGEVKVPAAALWRAQTQRAVQNFPVSGRGLEHAQIRAMGLLKAACAQVNLDRGLLSEEKGKAIIAAATDIADGKHDKEFPIDVFQTGSGTSSNMNTNEVIASICKNNGVEVHPNDDVNMGQSSNDTFPTATHVATTEAAVKDLIPALTTLHKSLSAKATEWEEVVKSGRTHLMDAVPVTLGQEFSGYARQIEAGIERVKATLPRVGELPIGGTAVGTGLNTTEDFGDKVTAELVKLTGVEELRPCINHFEAQANRDGLVEMSGALRSIAVSLNKIANDIRWMGSGPLTGLGEIHLPDLQPGSSIMPGKVNPVMCETATQVACQVIGNDAAIAAGGMQGAFELNVFIPMMARNVLESIRLLSNTAVIFAEKMVDGIEPNAERMRTLAESSPSIVTPLNSAIGYEAAAKVAKTALKEGKTIRQTVIDLGFVDGEKLTEEELDKRLDVLAMANTDRDK, encoded by the coding sequence ATGAGCGATCAGGAATACCGCATCGAGCACGACACCATGGGTGAAGTCAAGGTTCCGGCCGCAGCACTGTGGCGCGCGCAAACCCAACGTGCGGTTCAGAATTTCCCAGTGTCGGGGCGCGGCCTCGAACACGCACAAATCCGCGCCATGGGCCTGCTCAAGGCCGCATGTGCGCAAGTCAATCTTGACCGTGGCCTACTTTCAGAGGAAAAAGGCAAAGCCATCATCGCTGCGGCCACCGATATTGCCGACGGCAAACACGACAAAGAATTTCCTATCGACGTCTTCCAGACCGGCTCCGGTACGTCGTCGAATATGAACACCAACGAGGTTATCGCCTCTATCTGTAAGAACAACGGTGTTGAGGTTCACCCGAATGACGACGTCAACATGGGCCAGTCCTCGAACGACACCTTCCCCACCGCAACGCACGTTGCCACGACGGAGGCTGCCGTTAAGGATCTCATTCCTGCATTGACGACGCTGCACAAGTCGCTGTCCGCCAAGGCGACCGAGTGGGAAGAGGTTGTGAAGTCCGGACGCACCCACCTGATGGACGCGGTACCGGTGACCTTGGGGCAGGAGTTCTCGGGCTACGCTCGGCAAATCGAAGCTGGCATCGAGCGCGTGAAGGCTACCCTGCCGCGCGTCGGTGAACTCCCCATCGGTGGTACGGCCGTCGGAACCGGGCTGAACACCACCGAAGATTTCGGCGACAAAGTCACCGCTGAGCTGGTGAAACTGACCGGCGTTGAGGAACTGCGTCCTTGCATTAACCACTTTGAGGCTCAGGCGAATCGCGATGGGCTCGTCGAGATGTCGGGTGCGCTGCGGAGCATCGCTGTCTCCCTCAACAAGATCGCCAACGATATCCGGTGGATGGGCTCCGGCCCGCTGACCGGCCTCGGCGAGATTCACCTTCCTGACCTCCAGCCGGGTTCGTCGATTATGCCGGGCAAGGTCAACCCAGTCATGTGTGAGACCGCTACTCAGGTTGCGTGCCAGGTGATTGGTAACGACGCCGCGATTGCTGCCGGTGGTATGCAAGGCGCGTTCGAGCTGAACGTGTTCATCCCGATGATGGCGCGCAATGTGCTTGAGTCAATCCGCCTGCTATCCAACACTGCGGTGATCTTCGCCGAAAAGATGGTGGACGGAATTGAGCCGAACGCTGAGCGCATGCGGACGCTGGCTGAGTCGTCGCCATCCATCGTCACTCCGCTCAACAGCGCGATCGGTTATGAGGCTGCCGCGAAGGTTGCCAAGACCGCGCTGAAGGAGGGCAAGACTATTCGCCAAACCGTCATTGACCTCGGTTTTGTCGATGGCGAGAAGCTCACGGAAGAGGAGCTGGATAAGCGCCTCGACGTGCTTGCCATGGCGAATACGGATCGCGATAAGTAG
- a CDS encoding DUF5997 family protein: MKPMTAAKKLSIFLPAAPEEFQKTALTHDEFVGLQNNPPQWLKDLRANGPHPRAEVARKLGVTAAALKRNDMDKPLTTAEINDLLSDQPEWLQEERKSLAEERERRHAANESHK; encoded by the coding sequence ATGAAGCCTATGACGGCGGCGAAGAAGCTGAGTATTTTTCTCCCTGCGGCGCCTGAGGAGTTCCAGAAGACGGCACTTACCCATGATGAATTCGTGGGTTTACAGAACAATCCGCCTCAGTGGTTGAAAGATTTGCGGGCGAATGGGCCTCACCCTCGGGCAGAAGTCGCGCGGAAGCTCGGCGTCACTGCAGCAGCGTTGAAGCGCAATGACATGGATAAACCGCTCACCACTGCCGAAATTAACGATCTTCTTAGCGATCAACCCGAGTGGCTGCAGGAAGAGCGGAAGTCGTTGGCAGAGGAACGCGAGCGTCGTCACGCTGCCAACGAAAGCCATAAGTAA
- the xseA gene encoding exodeoxyribonuclease VII large subunit, which yields MTAKQDPTTSGSRTARGGLTSPEAPWPVRILNRKIGDWISKLGSVWVEGQLTQMKQTRYWTFLTLRDVEAEMSIELIAKNHVITSLPTPLSHGDRVIVLGKPNYSVSRGQLKLSITDIRPVGIGELLARIEQLRKLLAAEGLLAPERKKPLPVLPRRIGLITGRGSAAERDVISIAQERWPAVNIRTLNPPVQGASAVPEVKEALTILDRDPTVDVIIVARGGGSVEDLLPFSDESLVRHVSTLRTPIISAIGHETDNPVLDDVADLRAATPTDAAKRVVIDMATELEGIRDCRQRGQQALFRWLDYERDRLNDLRQRPVMADPMTPINRHAENVARDASSIRRNITLLLERANSEIAHLRGQVSALGPSATLARGYSIVQVQRPGEESEVATSIDQTPPGSQLRIRLNDGSIVAATMSTSPAQ from the coding sequence ATGACTGCGAAACAGGATCCGACCACGTCGGGGTCACGCACCGCTCGAGGCGGACTTACCTCCCCCGAAGCCCCGTGGCCCGTCCGCATCCTCAACCGCAAAATCGGAGACTGGATTTCGAAACTCGGTTCAGTGTGGGTAGAGGGTCAGCTCACTCAGATGAAGCAAACCCGGTACTGGACGTTCCTCACTCTCCGTGACGTCGAAGCGGAGATGTCGATCGAACTGATCGCCAAGAATCATGTCATTACGTCTCTTCCCACTCCGCTGTCGCATGGTGACCGGGTCATTGTTCTGGGGAAACCGAATTATTCCGTCAGTCGTGGCCAGCTGAAACTATCCATTACCGACATCCGCCCTGTGGGGATTGGTGAACTGCTCGCTCGCATCGAGCAACTACGTAAGCTCCTCGCTGCCGAAGGATTACTCGCGCCCGAGCGGAAAAAGCCACTCCCCGTTCTCCCCCGACGCATCGGGCTCATTACTGGCCGGGGTTCTGCCGCAGAACGCGACGTAATTTCTATCGCGCAAGAGCGATGGCCTGCGGTGAACATTCGGACACTCAATCCACCAGTCCAGGGCGCCAGCGCTGTCCCTGAAGTCAAAGAGGCGCTCACCATTCTTGATCGTGATCCCACCGTCGACGTCATCATCGTGGCGCGCGGCGGCGGTTCCGTCGAAGATCTTCTTCCTTTTTCCGACGAAAGCCTCGTTCGCCATGTCAGCACGCTGAGGACACCGATTATCAGCGCTATTGGGCACGAGACCGATAACCCTGTTCTCGACGACGTAGCCGACCTGCGGGCGGCGACTCCCACGGATGCGGCAAAACGTGTCGTGATCGATATGGCTACTGAGCTCGAGGGAATCCGTGATTGTCGGCAGCGCGGGCAGCAAGCGCTCTTCCGATGGCTGGACTATGAGCGTGATCGTCTGAATGACCTGCGCCAACGGCCCGTGATGGCTGACCCGATGACACCGATAAACCGCCACGCGGAAAATGTGGCACGCGATGCGTCGTCCATCAGGCGAAATATCACGCTCTTGCTGGAGCGAGCGAACTCCGAGATCGCTCATCTGCGCGGGCAAGTCTCAGCATTGGGCCCGTCGGCAACACTTGCTCGAGGATATTCCATCGTCCAGGTACAGCGCCCCGGTGAAGAGTCCGAAGTGGCGACCTCGATTGATCAAACTCCGCCGGGATCCCAGCTGCGGATCCGGCTCAACGACGGATCAATCGTTGCGGCCACGATGTCGACCTCGCCAGCTCAATGA
- a CDS encoding DUF4245 domain-containing protein produces MRTKKVEKPRIFQDGRDMIISLGVMLIVMFVVIGGTGLCHYQPGNPKEGKVTRVDYTTFLQSEAQSADYPVRIPASPEGWIPNSALRINLNGHSGSSVGWVHDKDWIRFVQTSASVDDVAQGLDGKAREEKGTKDIDGTTWHVFEGSDDDVRTAWVVDKKDVRWAVSGTGSTDEFATMAKAIQEAKPEPSAGESAPSEASSSPSA; encoded by the coding sequence GTGCGCACGAAAAAGGTGGAGAAGCCAAGGATTTTCCAAGACGGCCGTGACATGATTATCTCGCTCGGAGTCATGCTCATCGTGATGTTCGTCGTCATCGGAGGGACAGGCCTGTGCCATTACCAGCCGGGCAACCCGAAAGAAGGCAAAGTCACCCGCGTTGACTACACCACGTTCTTACAGAGCGAGGCGCAATCCGCCGATTATCCCGTTCGCATCCCCGCGTCGCCCGAGGGGTGGATTCCTAATTCGGCTCTTCGAATCAACCTCAACGGCCATTCTGGTTCCTCAGTCGGGTGGGTCCATGACAAAGACTGGATCCGATTTGTTCAAACGAGCGCATCCGTCGACGACGTAGCCCAGGGGCTCGACGGTAAAGCCCGGGAAGAAAAGGGAACCAAAGACATCGACGGAACAACGTGGCATGTGTTTGAGGGGTCCGACGATGACGTCCGCACGGCATGGGTCGTGGATAAGAAAGACGTGCGATGGGCTGTATCGGGCACCGGCAGCACCGATGAATTCGCGACGATGGCGAAGGCTATTCAGGAAGCAAAGCCAGAGCCGTCTGCAGGGGAATCGGCCCCGTCCGAAGCGTCGTCTTCACCTTCGGCGTAA
- a CDS encoding enoyl-CoA hydratase/isomerase family protein → MSDERDVVGVDNLDVETGQPTSVAEAASGVVRVITLRRPEGYNAINKALRTRLREEFEAATDPSVRAVLLTAEGKSFCVGQDLKEHLQDLSTGQGMGKVVDEYNPMVEALLGIKVPIVAAISGPAAGAGWSLALNCDFRIASRGASFTASFAGVGLASDCGLSHTLTSIVGPAKALDLLCRDQQLTAERAYDLGLVTEVTDDDRADEAATTFALALANGPTKSFCEIKSLVRDEQAVMSAAAREADAQARLAFTEDHQEAVRSFVEKRKPQFKGR, encoded by the coding sequence ATGTCGGACGAACGCGACGTGGTGGGCGTCGATAACCTGGATGTTGAAACAGGACAACCAACCAGTGTGGCCGAGGCTGCCTCGGGCGTTGTGCGTGTGATCACGCTGCGGCGGCCAGAGGGATATAACGCCATCAATAAGGCACTTCGTACGCGTCTCCGCGAAGAGTTTGAAGCGGCCACTGACCCGAGCGTCCGCGCCGTGCTTCTTACCGCTGAGGGGAAGTCTTTCTGCGTCGGGCAAGACCTGAAGGAGCATCTCCAGGACTTGTCCACTGGGCAGGGAATGGGCAAGGTTGTCGACGAATACAACCCCATGGTTGAGGCCTTACTCGGTATCAAAGTCCCTATTGTTGCGGCTATTTCTGGACCAGCGGCCGGCGCAGGGTGGTCCTTAGCTTTGAATTGTGACTTCCGCATTGCCTCCAGGGGAGCATCCTTCACGGCGTCCTTCGCTGGCGTCGGATTGGCCTCCGATTGCGGGCTCTCCCACACGCTCACATCCATCGTCGGACCTGCCAAGGCTCTGGATCTGTTGTGTCGCGACCAGCAGCTGACAGCTGAGCGCGCGTATGACCTGGGACTTGTCACCGAGGTCACCGACGACGACCGAGCTGACGAGGCCGCGACCACGTTCGCCCTCGCGTTGGCGAATGGCCCAACGAAGTCGTTCTGCGAAATCAAAAGCCTGGTGAGAGATGAACAGGCTGTGATGTCCGCGGCCGCCCGGGAGGCGGATGCTCAAGCGCGGCTAGCTTTCACGGAGGATCATCAAGAGGCAGTGCGATCCTTCGTCGAAAAGAGAAAACCTCAGTTCAAAGGGCGGTAG
- a CDS encoding MDR family MFS transporter, with product MSKHNGAHSDATSDNAVNTSGQHLSSRVITPESVKDIDSPADQTSQTTEGTSSAPKNKSNIPAVMVAIMSAMLLASLDQMLFSTAFPTIVGDLGGVEHMSWVITSYLLCQTIMMPIYGKLGDQIGRKPIFVGAIAIFLIGSIIGGLSQSMAQLIIGRGIQGLGGGGLMILSQAIMADVVPPRERGKYAGWMGSVFGVSSVLGPVLGGWFTDGPGWRWAFWINLPVGLLAVAIALFALKLPKRGTGLKLDYFGIIFMATSASCLILFTSWGGNQYSWSSPTIIGLEIGTVVAAAIFVFIELHAKDPLIPMSLFKNRNFNLVTLGGLCVGIVMFGVMSYMPTYFQMVHNMNPTTSGFMMISMMVGLMGTSIGLGNVVTRTGKYRIYPPIGMLIVVASCVLLHRITVDTSLWYLGLCLFIMGVGLGMTMQILILVVQNSFPIQKVGVATGSNNFFRQIGSSLGSALVGGIFTNRISELVADRMPAAMAQLPPEVQQKFAQQSSGLDADSLTPELVGSLPGPLKDMFMGAYNDALTPVFIVVIPFAVLAFILFALVREEKLRNSV from the coding sequence GTGAGTAAACACAATGGCGCACACAGCGACGCCACCAGCGACAACGCTGTGAACACGTCCGGGCAGCACCTGTCCAGCCGTGTGATTACTCCGGAATCAGTGAAGGACATTGATTCGCCGGCAGATCAGACGTCACAAACCACTGAGGGAACATCCTCCGCGCCGAAGAATAAGAGCAACATTCCGGCGGTCATGGTGGCCATCATGTCCGCGATGCTGCTGGCAAGTTTGGACCAGATGTTGTTCTCGACGGCCTTTCCGACGATCGTCGGTGACCTTGGTGGCGTCGAGCACATGTCGTGGGTCATTACGTCCTACCTGCTGTGTCAGACGATTATGATGCCGATCTACGGCAAACTCGGCGATCAAATCGGCCGCAAACCGATCTTCGTCGGCGCGATCGCTATCTTCCTCATTGGGTCGATCATCGGTGGCCTCTCGCAGTCGATGGCGCAGCTGATTATCGGCCGCGGTATTCAAGGCCTCGGCGGTGGCGGACTCATGATCCTCTCGCAGGCGATTATGGCCGACGTCGTTCCTCCTCGTGAGCGCGGTAAGTACGCGGGCTGGATGGGCTCTGTTTTCGGTGTGTCCTCAGTGCTTGGCCCCGTCCTTGGTGGTTGGTTCACGGATGGCCCCGGATGGCGATGGGCTTTCTGGATTAACCTGCCGGTCGGCCTTCTTGCGGTTGCTATCGCGCTATTCGCTCTGAAGCTGCCGAAGCGCGGAACGGGCCTGAAGCTCGATTACTTCGGCATTATTTTCATGGCGACGTCCGCATCGTGCCTGATCCTCTTCACGTCGTGGGGCGGAAACCAGTACTCCTGGAGCTCACCCACGATCATCGGCTTGGAGATCGGAACCGTCGTTGCGGCCGCAATCTTCGTCTTCATCGAATTGCATGCTAAAGACCCGCTGATCCCGATGTCGCTGTTCAAGAACCGCAACTTTAACCTGGTCACCCTGGGCGGTCTGTGCGTCGGAATCGTGATGTTCGGCGTCATGAGCTACATGCCCACCTACTTCCAGATGGTTCACAACATGAACCCGACCACCTCTGGTTTCATGATGATCTCCATGATGGTCGGGCTGATGGGAACGTCCATCGGCTTGGGCAATGTTGTCACCCGAACCGGCAAATACCGGATCTATCCCCCGATCGGCATGCTCATCGTGGTTGCCTCCTGTGTGCTTCTGCACCGGATCACCGTTGATACGTCGCTGTGGTACCTCGGCCTGTGCCTCTTCATCATGGGTGTTGGCCTCGGCATGACGATGCAGATCCTGATCCTGGTGGTCCAGAACTCATTCCCGATCCAAAAGGTCGGCGTTGCCACAGGAAGCAACAACTTCTTCCGCCAGATCGGTTCGTCACTCGGCTCTGCTCTGGTCGGCGGGATTTTCACCAACCGCATTAGCGAACTGGTCGCGGACCGTATGCCGGCCGCCATGGCCCAACTTCCGCCGGAGGTGCAGCAGAAGTTCGCGCAACAATCCAGCGGGCTCGACGCCGATAGCCTCACTCCTGAGCTGGTGGGTTCGCTACCTGGTCCGCTCAAGGACATGTTTATGGGAGCCTACAACGACGCATTGACTCCGGTGTTCATCGTTGTGATCCCGTTCGCTGTTCTCGCGTTCATCTTGTTCGCCCTCGTCCGCGAAGAGAAACTGCGGAACTCGGTGTAA
- the glpX gene encoding class II fructose-bisphosphatase: MSDHKQTPPDRNLAMELVRVTEAAALASGRWVGRGKKNEGDGAAVDAMRQMINTVAMRGVVVIGEGEKDEAPMLFNGEEVGTGEGPDIDIAVDPVDGTTLMAEGRQNAISVLAAAERGTMYDPSAVFYMKKIAVGAEARGVVDVNAPVKDNIRAVAHAKGKRASDITVVVLDRPRHEHLIQEIRDAGAKVRLIHDGDVAGAVAAAQDQTQNSIDIMMGVGGTPEGIITACAMRCMGGEIQGVLTPRNDEEKQKALDAGHELGKVLTTEDLVHSQNCFFVATGVTNGDMLRGVTYSPRGAITRSLVMRSKSGTVRMIESHHQLTKLEEYAVVDYS; this comes from the coding sequence ATGAGTGACCACAAACAAACACCACCGGACCGTAACCTCGCTATGGAACTGGTCCGCGTGACGGAAGCCGCCGCCCTTGCCTCGGGCAGGTGGGTCGGCCGCGGAAAGAAGAACGAAGGCGACGGAGCCGCTGTCGACGCCATGCGCCAGATGATCAACACCGTGGCAATGCGCGGTGTAGTAGTTATCGGCGAAGGTGAAAAAGACGAAGCCCCGATGCTCTTCAACGGCGAAGAGGTCGGAACAGGCGAAGGCCCCGATATCGACATCGCTGTCGACCCTGTTGATGGGACCACATTGATGGCTGAGGGCCGCCAGAACGCTATCTCGGTGCTCGCCGCAGCAGAGCGTGGAACCATGTACGACCCATCCGCCGTGTTCTACATGAAGAAAATCGCGGTCGGTGCCGAGGCCCGTGGCGTTGTTGACGTCAACGCTCCGGTCAAGGACAACATTCGCGCAGTCGCTCACGCCAAGGGTAAGAGGGCCTCGGACATTACCGTCGTCGTTTTGGATCGTCCCCGCCACGAGCACCTCATTCAGGAAATTCGCGACGCCGGAGCCAAGGTTCGTTTAATTCACGACGGTGACGTCGCTGGTGCTGTGGCAGCGGCCCAGGATCAGACCCAGAACAGCATCGACATCATGATGGGCGTCGGCGGAACCCCAGAGGGAATCATCACTGCGTGTGCCATGCGATGCATGGGCGGAGAGATTCAGGGTGTGCTGACCCCGCGTAATGATGAAGAGAAGCAGAAGGCCCTCGATGCTGGCCACGAACTGGGCAAGGTTCTCACGACAGAAGACCTTGTTCACTCACAGAACTGCTTCTTCGTTGCGACGGGCGTGACCAACGGCGATATGCTCCGCGGAGTCACCTATTCACCGCGCGGCGCGATCACGCGTTCGCTGGTCATGCGGTCAAAGTCCGGCACTGTCCGCATGATTGAGTCGCATCACCAGCTGACGAAGCTGGAAGAGTACGCCGTCGTCGATTACAGCTAG